GGGTAGGACATGGTGATCCCCTGGGCGGGGAGATGTGGAAAGAGTGAAGGGTCATGCTCTGAAAAGAAATCTCTGAATTTGCTGtgcttttaaaagaggaaataaacggGGCAGTAGGACTTCGAAGGGAATGATGGTGAAGTCCATTCTGAGTTTGGGGGTATTTGTAAGTGTATCTGTACAGCAGGCAGGTGGAGAGTAGGTGTTGGGAGCTCACAACCGTGGGTCCTGTGCGGAGATCTGGGAGCCGTGAGCATGTAGGTAGCAGATTAAAAACGTAAGCATAGATTAAATCACGGGAGGGCGCAGTGTGCAGTGAGAAGGGCTGAGGGCTGCTGCTTTCAATGCAGTCGGGTAAGTACTGTCTGTCCGAGTGCCCCGAATTTAACCACCAAATCAAGCCTGCCGCCTCACCTTGGCGGTGGGGGAAGAAGCTGGTCTACTGCTCAGTAGAGAGTGATTGCGAGGGTGGAGGAGGACCTGAAATAGCTAGATTCCTTCGTGTCAGGCAGCCCATCCACAGCTTGTCCGTCcagggagacaaaaataaaacggAAAGATAGGAGCTGAGTGCAGGTGCGCTCCGGGCAGGCAGCGCTGGTGGGCGAGCACCCCTCGTGAAAAAGCCGAGATTCGCTGGGCTGGCAAACAGAAACGGTTATAATTCCCCGAAGAATTTTCTAAGACCAGCTCTGTGAAACAAAGTGTGCTATGGGATGTCGGATGAAATGAAACGAAGATTCCCTATGGGCGACCTTAGGGGCGTGTAACATTTGCTCTCAATCATAAGAATTGAGAGTGAAATGTGCTCTACGTAGGAGCATGACATGTCATAACTCACCGTCCAGCTATTTGAAAAACATCAAATACATAAACCAGTGTCCAAAAACAAATGCGCAAAACAGGCAGTGCCCGGACCAAGACGTCTGTGCTCTGTGACCCCAGCACCCATTTGCCCACTAACAGTGCAGTACATTCATAATTCGTTAAAAGATAACGCAGATAATAACACTTAAAATTAATCAGAGGCAGCTTTTGGGGGCTTACATCAGACAATTTGATAATGTGTACATATGTCCTGATTGTCAGTAAAATGGCCCAATGCTATTTAATAAACACAATTTAATAAGACCTCAGAGTTAGTATCTTTATCACccagtttttaaagtatttatttgcaATTATTAATCCATAGTAAATACTTTCAAATTTGCATCATGATGTAAAGAAtgttaattttagaatttcatatGAAATGTTTACCCACTAGCTAAGGATTATATATTTCAGAATGAACAACCACGGACTTGCCCATTTGAAAAGCCTCTATTCACTAAGTGTCATAGTAATACATAAAAAAGTACAGGTGGGGTTgtggagatacaaagatgaaaacagcATATTCCCTaccacaggggtccccaacccccgggccacagacCGCTACTGGTCCACAGCCTGTCAGGAACtgaccgcacagcaggaggtagCGGTGGGCCagcgagggaagcttcatctgtatttacagccgctccccagcgcttcaattaccgcctgagctccgcctcctgtcagcatgacggtgagttgtataattatttcattatatattacaatgtaataataatagaaataaagtacaccataaatgtaatgcgcttgaatcatccctaAACCATTCTGCACCAGCACCCCACCCCGTcaatggaaaaactgtcttccacaaaacaggtccctggtaccaaaaaggtACTGCTGCTCTACCATCTTGTTTACAATCTGTTAAGAAAACAGTGCCCCCAAAATTACTACATATAAAAAGCTAAAATGGAGCAAATAATTGTGGGAGATCAAAGGAAGGACATCTAGAGGGGAACCAGAGGaacaatgaaaaatgttttaaacaataAGCAATTAATACTAAATGCTAAGAGGACTCGGTGGGTTGGAGgaatttattttgcctttgcaAGTCACACTGCAGTGGACATTTGTTAATTGTGTCCCCAGCATCAATACAGGCCGTTCTCAGGCCTGGGTCTGGGAGGGTTCACAAGGCAGTTCCCGAGACAGGCCCCGACTGCCTTCGGCACAAGCTATACTCATGAAGATCGGTTCAGGAACGGACACATGATGAAGAGATGGCTGTTAGAACTTCTGGGGGCAAAAAGGCTTCTTCTCGTCCAGGAGCTTCATAAAAAGGCTCTCTTTTCAGCTGGCCAAGGATGAGAAAGCTGTTTGCAGCCATCCTTCACCCACGAGAAAAGCACCTACCTGAAAAGGCCACGAGCAAtaaggaggcagagctgggaaagGAGCCTGAGCCCTGGCCGTGGCACTGAGCCTAGATCAAGTCCTGCCTCACGGTGATGGGAGCCCATCCCTTTTACTGTAACCAGACAAAGCTGTGTGATCCACAGCctacaacagagagaggcctaATGtacctatttaaaaatcaatgccTAGGGAAGCCTAGGGAAACACGTTTCTCTgaacctccttcctcctcctccaaatAACAAACATGTTCAGTATCAACACAAACATCACAGATGATAGGAAGGGGGATAAAATATATGCCGTATCATGTAACGTGCAGAGATGGGGCACAGAACTCTTTCTAAAGCAAACCTGGGTGTAAATCCTTCATAAATAAAGTGGGAACTACATTTACCATTCTAAGGTGGAACACCGTGCCCCCATTTTCATACAGGTGTGTCTACTGTGAGCTCAGACAGTctgagaagaaatgaacacacGCTAGAATAACGTAAGGGTCAAGATCCAAGGAGGCTCTTTCAAACAAGAGATGCAGTGAATGAAAGTTACGTGACGTGCCACGACACTGACTCCCAAGTGTGAAGATCAGATGAAAACTGAAACGGGCAGATAATCTATTCAAAGTCTAAATGACACTCTAATTATCAAATCTGTTTGGAAACGATTTGTACTAAAATACTTTATCAACTCTTAACTATACAGATTTCCAGCTCAGATTATGTTTAAAGATATATAAGAATGCACACACATGTAACGTGAATAGTACaaaacagctttctttttttttttttattaatttggctgcgccaggtcttagttgcggcacacaggatctttgttgcagcatgtgggatttttagggatctagtcccctgaccagggattgaacccaggtcccctgcattgggagcgtgaagtcttaaccactggaccaccagggaagtcccacaaaacaGCTTTCTGAGCCTAAATGCCCAAAGGCCTTACTAACTAATGGATGATTTTTAAACCTGGGGATGGAGGAGATAAGGAAAGGTTCTGGTTAATTCATGATCTGCTTTACCGGGTAATCcgaaagctatttttttaaacatctcttttTCCAagtactgtttttaaattttaaaataattagattcacaagaagttgcaaagatagtacagcaggttcccttcacccagtttcccccactgGTTACATCTTATACACCTGTAACACAAATCAAAGCCAGGAATGTGACATTGGAACAAAGTACTCTAGTTCTACCTCTAAACACATGTGTAGACTTCTGACAGGACCAGAACACAGAACTATTCTATTATCACAAAGATCTCCCTTGCTCCTACCCCTTTATATTCACACCTGCCCCTCATCCACCAAAGCAAAAGCTGCACAAACTAGTGTTTACTCTTCCTAGATGactattattttctatttgaacCTGGTCTAGtctatttcatttctataaaatttGGTCTCCACCCTTTGAATTAATGTCATGAACTATTAATAGATCCTCATcctcagttttaaaaacaatgtaatcAACTGGAACTTCCAgacttatttcctttatttgatAATTTGgtttgacaaaaaaaaaaccacaaaaagcaaacacacacaacTGATTTATGGTGAATTCCTTTTTCTAATCACAGTTGCTCTTTCCATAGCTTTACTGAGGGTCCCTCCTCAGGCTTCCACGTTTTGAACTCTTCTCAGATTACTAAACAGTCTCCAGAGCCTGATAACTAATTTATTATTCCAACACAAAGGAAATTGGTCTGCAAAACAGGATTCCGGTTTATTAATTCACTATAAGATTCACTATAACAGACCAATAGGGTCGTTTCAATCAGCACCTACCAAGAGAATCCAGATATGATTATAGGTAAATGCAGATGCCAAAAAAGGGGTGGTGATGATTCAGGGTCATCCTTCTCCTGCACCACTCAACAATCTACTCTTGTCCTCAGGGATCAATTCCTGCCCTCATTTTCTCAAAAAGTGAAGAACACTTACAAAACGGCTACTCTTCAAGCCTGAAACACAGGCTGAGGGTGGGAGTCAGGAGTGGTGTTAATTTACTTCTAACGCCTGAAGTTACCTCCTGGGCTTGTgctaattttctcaaatttaattttgtggAGGGTAGCAGAACAACTTTCTCTCATCTTTCGGACGGGAAATATAATTTTAGTTTGGATTTTGCAAATACTTGGCAACATGAAACCACCGCCCGTTCTTCCTTTTGGTCCTCATTTTAGTCTGGGTCAAAGAACCAGGCCGTGAGGGCTCCCCTTCCAGCTGCCCTCCAAGCACACATCACCTGTAGATACTCAGCCTTTTCTGGACGAGCCCAAGCGGGTTACAAACAAACCTGGGATATTTTGATCACTTTCTGGCATCTTAGTTGTAGCGATTATGCTGAAAGATCCCAAGACTAGTCTGACACGAGAAAAAAGGTTCACGTGTCACCTCAGAAGACCAATGGAACACCTAGAATGAAAGTCCAGAGAGTGGAAAAGGCACGTTCTTCCCCGTCCCCGCATCGTGTGGGAGCCTCCTCAGCTGCCTAAGGTCCACTTTATCTGCGGGGCAGGGCCGGTGGGGCTGCGGAAGGCCGGGGTCCGGGTCCGGAGGGCGAGGGCGTGGTCGGGGGTCTGGGCTCGGAGGGCcaggtccaggaccagagggcggGATCCGGGGTCAGGGGTCAAGGTCTGGAGTCAGAGAGCCGGGGCTGGGTCGGGGTCCAGGTCCGAGGGCAGGGATCTGAGGGCGGGATCCGAGTCCGGAGGCCGGGGCCCTGGGTTGGAGAGGGAGTCAGAGTCCGGAGGGCCGAGTTCAGGAGGTGGGGGTCGGGGTCCAGGACCGGAGGGCGGGTCCGGGATCGAGGGTCGGAGGGCGGGGTCCGGGGTGGCGGGTCTGGGCCCTGCCTGGCTCTGCGGGAGCAGTACGGACCGCCCCTTGGCCCCAGCGCCCCGCCTCCCACAGGCGGCAGCCATGGCGGCCTGGCGGGTCCCGGCGTCCGTGGGCGCTGCGCTCGGGAGGCAGCCGTCCGCCGCCCCGCCGCCAGAACCGCCCCGGGTTGGAGAAGCGTTCCGACAGCGCCTCAGCTTCACCCTCTGCTCCGCTTCGCAGGGAGACCGCGGCGGCTCTGGGCCCGACTCGCAGGGCGGGCCGGAGGGAGCAGCGACGCATCCGGCGAGCAAAGAGTTAACAGCGGCGGAGCGGAGGATCTCGGAGCTTCACGCCGCCGCCTGCGCGGTGAGGCCCCGCCCCGTCCCTCACGGGCACCCGGGTTGctccgcccctccccgccccgcccggaCCGCAGCCCCAGGGACCACGCGCTTGCGCTGTGAGGCCCCTCCGCCCCAGacaccccgccccgccctccgcgGCAGCCCCGCTCCCtgcagccccgccctccccggccGCCCGGTGATAGGTGCGCCTGCGCGTCTCCGGTCTGGAGAGAGATTGCCGGAGGTCGGTGCAGTCTTGCCTCGGGCC
The genomic region above belongs to Phocoena sinus isolate mPhoSin1 chromosome 1, mPhoSin1.pri, whole genome shotgun sequence and contains:
- the C1H1orf53 gene encoding LOW QUALITY PROTEIN: uncharacterized protein C1orf53 homolog (The sequence of the model RefSeq protein was modified relative to this genomic sequence to represent the inferred CDS: inserted 1 base in 1 codon), which produces MAAWRVPASVGAALGRQPSAAPPPEPPRVGEAFRQRLSFTLCSASQGDRGGSGPDSQGGPEGAATHPASKELTAAERRISELHAAACAAGRLNYVDPATGYMVLTRXAHLQRGRCCGSTCRHCPYGQVNVKDPSKKKQFNSHFYV